One window of the Candidatus Endomicrobium procryptotermitis genome contains the following:
- a CDS encoding response regulator: protein MNPGKKLNILIADDEEGLRFSLASILEIEGYPVQTACDGLEALELVKNNAFDIAFFDIRMPGMNGVEVFKKIKQISPEMIVVMMTAYAMNDTIREAIKEGAFACISKPFEIEDVLNTVKEINSKKSGLIISHNSGIEDLLDDNLKSAGFISVIKSDFKSAADFIKRRKPEIIFAVEPVQNDYEIIKKTAEKMPDSIVVIISLSECKELKMLKNIKYMSIPINKNILSELLLYSGKQQTVIISGDPLWSNNLKIAVVAKGYEAVYYAAVESFLKEHDIEKCNFIICDACEIHDIDVFYGKVKEKNGFAKIIFVFDFESSVVDSLKKLNISFLYKPFDSHELFDIMEKS, encoded by the coding sequence ATGAATCCTGGAAAAAAGTTGAACATTTTAATCGCAGATGACGAAGAAGGTTTAAGATTTTCGTTGGCAAGCATTTTGGAAATAGAGGGATATCCAGTTCAGACTGCCTGCGATGGTCTTGAAGCTTTGGAACTTGTTAAAAATAACGCTTTTGACATAGCTTTTTTTGACATAAGAATGCCCGGAATGAACGGCGTTGAAGTGTTTAAAAAAATTAAACAGATAAGTCCGGAGATGATAGTTGTCATGATGACCGCATATGCGATGAACGATACTATAAGAGAAGCGATAAAAGAAGGCGCTTTTGCATGTATAAGCAAACCATTTGAAATAGAAGACGTATTAAATACCGTAAAAGAAATAAATTCCAAAAAGTCCGGACTGATTATTTCCCATAACAGCGGCATTGAAGATTTATTAGATGACAATTTAAAATCCGCGGGCTTTATATCTGTGATTAAAAGCGATTTTAAATCCGCCGCCGATTTTATTAAAAGAAGAAAACCTGAAATCATTTTTGCAGTTGAACCTGTGCAAAATGATTATGAAATAATTAAAAAAACAGCTGAGAAAATGCCAGATTCAATTGTAGTCATTATAAGTTTATCGGAATGTAAAGAACTGAAAATGTTAAAAAATATAAAATATATGAGTATCCCTATCAACAAAAATATTCTTTCGGAACTGCTTTTGTATTCGGGCAAACAGCAAACCGTGATAATCAGCGGCGATCCGTTATGGTCGAATAATTTAAAGATTGCGGTTGTGGCAAAAGGTTATGAAGCCGTTTATTATGCCGCAGTGGAAAGTTTTTTGAAAGAACATGATATCGAAAAATGCAACTTTATAATTTGCGATGCCTGCGAAATTCACGACATTGACGTTTTTTACGGTAAAGTAAAAGAAAAGAACGGTTTCGCCAAGATTATTTTTGTTTTTGATTTTGAAAGCTCCGTAGTCGACAGTCTTAAAAAGCTTAACATTTCTTTTTTGTACAAACCTTTTGACTCGCATGAGCTTTTTGATATCATGGAAAAATCTTAA
- a CDS encoding HAMP domain-containing protein — MRKIRFNLKFKFILMIAFVIVFTAITLTAYFVYSQRNLLIGATEKKGMDLAKRLANSNDLNISPQFIDILKNSTENALYEEDVIYSIIYDRNGEILAESGILDPEVKDYLLYTKPIGFDILLYDKKLMKKNSFETKKIGKIFEVLFPMVTYDILRANIGASLANDYMKENDDSGEIIGIVRVGVSLERVSKEVDKITKSALALTVIVIIASILLSFFLIKVLLNPIKELALGTKKIAEGNLSYRVPLTSSDELSDLAESFNSMAQDLKSYVDELNNEKQDLLKLKIMLEQRGKELEETLDKVQNIQQELLRSEKFATIGRLAASVAHELRNPLASLKNISYYLSKIGSFEDVKAKKMLDMLSSDVSRANKIITDLLDYSRAKKLNKLEMWIDEFIDKAISNVVLADNIEVVKKLERFKAIVDPDKMTQVLINLISNAKDAMPNGGLIKIFCAKKESSFEIKISDDGIGMSKETVSHIFDPLYTTKLKGIGLGLSIVKEIVDAHFGDMTVESVEGKGTIFTITLPLE; from the coding sequence ATGAGAAAAATCCGCTTTAACCTTAAATTCAAATTCATATTAATGATAGCTTTTGTTATTGTGTTTACGGCAATAACGCTCACCGCATATTTTGTATATTCACAAAGAAATCTGCTTATAGGCGCAACAGAAAAAAAGGGCATGGATTTGGCTAAAAGGCTGGCAAACTCAAACGATTTAAACATTTCTCCACAGTTTATAGACATCTTAAAAAATTCTACTGAAAACGCTTTATATGAAGAAGACGTAATTTACTCTATTATATATGATAGAAATGGAGAAATACTGGCGGAATCTGGAATACTCGATCCAGAAGTCAAAGATTATTTATTATACACTAAACCTATAGGCTTCGACATTCTTTTGTACGATAAAAAACTTATGAAAAAAAATAGTTTCGAGACAAAAAAAATCGGAAAGATTTTTGAGGTGCTTTTTCCCATGGTTACTTATGACATACTTCGTGCGAATATAGGCGCTTCTCTTGCAAACGATTATATGAAAGAGAATGATGACAGCGGTGAAATCATAGGTATAGTAAGAGTGGGAGTTTCTCTTGAAAGAGTAAGTAAAGAAGTTGACAAAATAACTAAATCCGCTTTAGCCCTTACTGTGATAGTGATTATTGCAAGCATTCTGCTTTCTTTTTTCTTGATAAAAGTACTGCTCAATCCTATCAAAGAGCTTGCTCTGGGCACAAAGAAAATTGCCGAGGGCAATTTGTCATACAGAGTACCGTTGACTTCAAGCGACGAACTCAGTGATCTGGCTGAATCTTTCAATTCGATGGCTCAGGATTTAAAAAGTTACGTTGATGAGCTCAACAATGAAAAACAGGATTTGCTGAAACTTAAAATAATGCTTGAACAGCGCGGTAAAGAACTTGAAGAAACTCTGGACAAGGTACAAAATATTCAGCAGGAACTTTTAAGGTCGGAAAAATTTGCCACGATAGGTCGTCTAGCTGCTTCAGTGGCTCATGAATTGAGAAATCCGCTGGCAAGCCTTAAAAACATCTCTTATTATCTTTCAAAAATAGGCAGCTTTGAAGATGTTAAAGCCAAAAAAATGCTTGACATGCTCTCTTCGGATGTTTCGAGAGCAAATAAAATTATTACGGATCTTCTCGATTATTCAAGGGCAAAAAAGCTTAATAAACTTGAGATGTGGATAGATGAGTTCATCGATAAAGCAATTTCGAATGTAGTGCTTGCAGACAATATAGAAGTCGTTAAAAAACTTGAGCGTTTTAAAGCCATAGTTGATCCGGATAAGATGACGCAAGTTTTAATAAATCTCATTTCAAACGCTAAAGACGCGATGCCCAACGGCGGTTTGATAAAAATTTTCTGCGCGAAAAAAGAAAGTTCTTTTGAAATAAAAATTTCCGATGACGGCATAGGCATGAGCAAAGAAACCGTTTCGCATATTTTTGACCCGCTTTATACTACAAAACTTAAAGGCATAGGATTAGGCCTTTCGATAGTAAAAGAAATAGTCGATGCACACTTTGGCGATATGACTGTTGAAAGTGTCGAAGGCAAAGGTACTATTTTTACAATAACGCTTCCATTGGAGTAA
- a CDS encoding HAMP domain-containing histidine kinase, which produces MNNLSIKIFILAAAFFAVLSAVSSGTLHQFFGLLSGTVCFAAFLILFFCTNSEKQGSFESISAVKKHKTYDNKETFSPEYVSNAQEAKQEASQFKTMNISGDFRQKREEEFAREEIMNEKIKLLNKFASVASHDLKNPLSSMKNIAYYFTNLFKIEGETPNKMLKMLSSEVNRMNDMITELLDSTRVKQLNKEKNDLDSIINAAAEKQKDEKYVFDINLQKIQIYADNERMKQVFSVIIQNAKESMCDGGTVTIKSYEHANEAYVEISDTGTGMDTETLAHCFDPMFSTKQARALGMSLTVAKQIVTMHGGIIRIESVQEKGSKFTVSLPLCT; this is translated from the coding sequence ATGAATAATTTGTCCATAAAGATATTTATTTTGGCGGCGGCATTTTTTGCTGTTTTATCTGCGGTATCGAGTGGGACGCTGCATCAATTTTTTGGTTTGCTATCAGGCACCGTCTGTTTTGCGGCTTTTTTAATTTTATTTTTTTGCACAAACTCCGAAAAACAAGGTTCTTTCGAGAGCATATCCGCGGTAAAAAAACATAAAACTTACGATAATAAAGAAACTTTCTCACCTGAGTATGTTTCTAATGCTCAAGAAGCAAAACAAGAAGCTTCGCAGTTTAAAACAATGAACATAAGCGGCGATTTTCGGCAAAAAAGAGAGGAAGAGTTTGCCCGTGAAGAAATTATGAATGAAAAAATCAAACTTCTTAACAAATTCGCTTCAGTGGCATCGCACGATTTAAAAAACCCGCTTTCAAGTATGAAAAATATAGCTTATTATTTTACGAATTTGTTTAAAATCGAAGGAGAAACGCCTAATAAAATGTTAAAAATGCTTTCAAGCGAAGTAAACAGAATGAACGATATGATTACAGAACTTCTTGACTCCACAAGAGTAAAACAGCTAAATAAAGAAAAGAACGATTTGGATTCAATTATAAACGCAGCCGCAGAAAAACAAAAAGATGAAAAATATGTTTTTGACATAAATCTTCAAAAGATACAAATTTACGCGGACAATGAAAGAATGAAACAGGTATTTTCTGTCATAATACAAAATGCTAAAGAATCTATGTGTGACGGAGGAACAGTTACGATAAAATCTTATGAACACGCCAATGAGGCTTATGTCGAAATTTCAGATACTGGAACCGGTATGGATACGGAAACGCTTGCTCATTGTTTTGATCCGATGTTTTCGACAAAACAAGCGAGAGCGCTAGGTATGTCACTTACTGTTGCAAAACAAATAGTAACCATGCACGGAGGAATCATCAGGATCGAAAGCGTTCAGGAAAAAGGTTCTAAATTTACCGTTAGTCTGCCGCTTTGCACATAA